In a single window of the Mugil cephalus isolate CIBA_MC_2020 chromosome 6, CIBA_Mcephalus_1.1, whole genome shotgun sequence genome:
- the fam163ab gene encoding protein FAM163A, with the protein MTAGTVVITGGILATVILLCIIAVLCYCRLQYYCCKKNGSDSGSISQQHFACNACSVSGLDGPIVTPLSLSPPEPPKSSNPAKAGGGRRSYCPSCSPYDSPFYIRTTDEMRNGGERVTYMPTHYDNQALAMPLPAVRGSVLRETLRGRPPDFYTNTRAISTEV; encoded by the exons ATGACAGCTGGAACTGTTGTCATAACCGGAGGAATACTGGCCACAGTGATACTTCTGTGTATCATCGCCGTGCTCTGTTACTGTAGACTCCAG TACTACTGCTGTAAGAAGAATGGGTCTGACAGCGGCTCCATCTCTCAGCAACACTTCGCCTGCAACGCCTGCAGCGTCTCCGGCCTGGACGGACCCATCGTCACCCCGCTGTCCCTGTCGCCGCCGGAGCCGCCCAAATCCTCCAACCCCGCGAAAGCCGGCGGCGGGCGGCGCAGCTACTGCCCCAGCTGCTCCCCCTACGACTCGCCCTTCTACATCCGCACCACCGACGAGATGCGCAACGGCGGCGAGCGCGTCACCTACATGCCCACGCACTACGACAACCAGGCTCTGGCCATGCCGCTGCCCGCCGTCCGAGGCTCCGTGCTGAGGGAGACGCTGCGGGGCCGGCCTCCGGATTTCTACACCAACACCCGAGCCATCAGCACCGAGGTGtga